ccaatcaactgttgttattgttataaacagcctcctggtgcttcgcagctcattaactgtttaataattgtaaacaaatccgccaaagactgagaaaagatggacaggttcgtaagtgcttgcgtaactgcttcgtgaatctgcgcCCGAAAAGGCTAATCAGTTCTAATATCCTGAGATAACAAAGGGGGTATTTTCTCCCTttttaatcgtaatggcttggcgctcttctctgataattccctccctccccaccccccttttTCACTATTCACAATGAAAAATTAAAATGccgtacaaaagtaaatcaaacaaTAAAGGGATAAAAAACTAGAAAAAAATGGAGAAACAGAtgaataacaaaaataataaaaaaaccaCTActgactcctgggtacctatttaacttaaggtgaacagatgcataagGTCATAGAAAACACGGCCCAACCATTTCTCTCCCGATCGGGATGTAGAGAGATGAAAAAAAAGAGTGATAAAGAGAGGAAATAAACGGATAAAAAAGAGATATAAAAATTAACGAATGAGGGACAGAAGAGAAATGGTTCAATAAATGGCCGAACTGGGAGTCGAAAAGCAGAGTAAACACAGATGAACCAATAAAGAAAGGGGTTAAAGGAAGGGGGAATATATGGCAATATATACAAGGCCTAACTCATTTTTTCCCTCCATAGAAGCTAGGAAAATGTAAGTCATGAGAGTAAACAAGAATAAACAAGAATCAACAAGAATAAACAAGAATAAACAAGAATCAACAAGAATAAACAAGAATAAACAAGGCAGCGAGAATATTATACTCGTAACATCAATGTTATAAAACTGGTTTTTTAGTTGATGAAAAACAGCTGGTGAAGCAGCGATCTCATTTTTTGATATTACTTAGTAAAATGACCaaatttcctctctctctctctctctctctctttccctctctctctctttccctctctctctctttccctctccctctctttccctctccctccctctctctctctctttccctctccctctctttccctctccctccctctctctctctctttccctctccctctctctctctccctctctctctctccctgcattTAAGTATCATTTTCCACTGAATAATTTAATAATCAAAGTTTCATTTTCAACTATAATTTAATAATTCAAGCTCCATTGTATAATTTAATTATAATGCCAATAATCCAAGTTCCCTTTTCCACTGTAGAATTTAAAAAGTTATATTTTCCACtgtataatttagcaattcaaaatgaaatcggctgacgaaagtgacgtactgtcccgtattctgttttgggttctctggtttaGGCTGCTAGGCTAGGAGACGAAACTTTCAATTAAtgattttcatgacgttttgaaaacttAGGAGCACTTCCTGTCCTCCTAAGAACCTGCCACAGGACGCCTTAACTTGCTGTTatggaaaaaaaaaatgcaaaatttaatttcaattacttttcattttcaaattacgtccattttcggccaaacggccaaattcagacgtaatttgtaggaGGACAACGCAATCGGTGCgtcgaaaaagtcaatattttggaTGATTTACATTTGATGAATAGGAATATTGACCCAATATCATCGCTAGCAGCACCTGTTGGGCTATTTTGGGGCCgacagaaaaaaaattagaggtaAAGTCAGATTTGGGCAAGCTATCCCCCCTTCCATAACTGATGGTAATGAGGGGTAATTTAGAGAGCCACGCACCTAAACGGTGCCAATCGGGAATGGCCTAGTGGCACGCAACTGGGCCATTCAACTTGGCAtactctaccctcccccccccccacctcccaccaaACCAGGGCAGTTAGTTGCTGTTGCTCCCACAACAATTCAGTGAATATTTCGGTAATGATTAAAGCGAGTAGAATTTTTGGGTGAAATTCTGCTGAATCCTGCTGGAATGATTCGTTAGAAGCGATGACCTAGTTGTGGGGAATTAAAAAGGGAGCTTGTTCGGTGTAGCGAACAGGGCATTTAATTAATATCTGATAACCGTACGATTCATCCGGACTCGATCAAGACATTCCCGGTGGCAGCTGGATACAGGTGTCTGCTAACGACCCAATTCGCAGTGGATAGACTAGGATAACTAACCCGGTACTGGcgtaaggcagtgatgtggtggaggctgactccatacacagtttcaagtgtagatatgatagagcccaataggctcaggaacctgtacaccagttgattgacggttgagaggcgggcccaaagagccagagctcaacccccgtaagcacctgCCACAGGCTCTACGACCCCGTACTTCCCCAGGGCCTTGGCTGAGACAGAGATGCCTCACCAAACAAGCAGTTCCCCGTCTTTAATTAGCAGagagagctggtcggccgagcggacagcacactggacttgtgatcctgtggtcccgggttagatcccaggcgccagcgagaaacgatgggcagagcttctttcaccctatgcccctgttacctagcagtaaaataggtacctgggagttagtcagctgtcacgggctgcttcctgggggatggaggcctggtcgcggggacactaaagccccgaaattatctcaagataacctcaagataagcagtTGCcgaacgggagacatctcccgtcacgcagggtgcagtcgcacctccacagatctccagtatcatctattgatactggtaatggctcaaaagggccaccacttacgggctattcatgcccgtgccaccttttgggtggcttaatcttcatcaaccatCACTCCAAAGGAGCCAGTTTCTCCGTGGTGCTCGTGGGGTCATCTTGGCCTCGCACCCGTCGTCGGCTTCCAGCCTACGTCGTGTGCTGGGCGCTGTGGTGGATGTCTTCAACTCACGAACATTTTATTATTAcgctattattattttattttcttgAGTGACTAGTATCTGTGCTCGCCTTGTACTTGTGGTATCGGGCTCGGTGCAGCTCTTGGGCCACGCCTCTTACCCACTCACCAATTGGGGAAAATTGTCCCCAAACATCGTGGATTTTGTCATATGGAGTTAGACAAGTATGGAGTTAAACCTCATACCccggctcctggtcctcataccccggcTCCGGGTCCTCATACCCCGGCTCCGGGTCCTCATACCCCGGCTCCGGGTCCTCATACCCCGGCTCCGGGTCCTCATACCCCGGCTCCGGGTCCTCATGCTCCGGGTCCTCATACCCCGGCTCCGGGTCCTCATACCCCGGCTCCGGATCCTCATACCCCGGCTCCGGGTCCTCATACCCCGGCTCCGGGTCCTCATACCCCGGCTCCGGGTCCTCATACCCCGGCTCCGGGTCCTCATGCCCCGGCTCCGGGTCCTCATGCCCCGGCTCCGGGTCCTCATGCCCCGGCTCCGGGTCCTCATGCCCCGGCTCCGGGTCCTCATACCCCGGCTCCGGGTCCTCATACCCCGGCTCCGGGTCCTCATACCCCGGCTCCGGGTCCTCATACCCCGGCTCCGGGTCCTCATACCCCGGCTCCGGGTCCTCATACCCCGGCTCCGGGTCCTCATACCCCGGCTCCGGGTCCTCATACCCCGGCTCCGGGTCCTCATACCCCGGCTCCGGGTCCTCATACCCCGGCTCCGGGTCCTCATACCCCGGGTCCTCATACCCCGGGTCCTCATACCCCGGGTCCTCATACCCCGGCTCCGGGTCCTCATACCCCGGCTCCGGGTCCTCATACCCCGGCTCCGGGTCCTCATACCCCGGCTCCGGGTCCTCATACCCCGGCTCCGGGTCCTCATACCCCGGCTCCGGGTCCTCATACCCCGGCTCCGGGTCCTCATACCCCGGCTCCGGGTCCTCATACCCCGGCTCCGGGTCCTCATACCCCGGCTCCGGGTCCTCATACCCCGGCTCCGGGTCCTCATACCCCGGCTCCGGGTCCTCATACCCCGGCTCCGGGTCCTCATACCCCGGCACGGGTCCTCATACCCCGGCTCCGGGTCCTCATACCccggctcctggtcctcataccccggctcctggtcctcataccccggctcctggtcctcataccccagctcctggtcctcataccccagctcctggtcctcataccccagctcctggtcctcataccccagctcctggtcctcatatcccagctcctggtcctcatatcccagctcctggtcctcatatcccagctccaggtcctcatatcccagctcctggtcctcattccccagctcctggtcctcataccccagctcctggtcctcataccccagctcctggtcctcataccccagctcatcTCCATTGACGACTCCACCAACCACGATAAcgacaccaaccacaacaacgaccccaccaaccacaacaacgactaccaccaaccacaacaacgactaccaccaaccacgacaacgaccacaccaaccacaacgactaccaccaaccacaacaacgactaccaccaaccacaacaacgacTACCACCAACCGCGACAACGACTACCACCAACCGCGACAACGACTACCACCAACCACGACAACGACCCCACCAACCACAACGACTACCAccgaccacaacaacgaccaccgaccacaacaacgaccacaccaaccacaacgactaccaccaaccacaacaacgactaccaccaaccacaacaacgacTACCACCAACCGCGACAACGACTACCACCAACCACGACAACGACCCCACCAACCACAACGACCACACCAACCACGACAacgactaccaccaaccacaacgaCTACCACCGACCACAACAACGACTACCACCAACCACGACAacgactaccaccaaccacaacaacgaccacacCAACCACGACAACGACTACCACCAACCACGACAACGACCCCACCAACCACAACGACCACACCAACCACGACAacgactaccaccaaccacaacgaCTACCACCGACCACAACAACGACTACCACCAACCACGACAacgactaccaccaaccacaacaacgaccacaccaaccacaacgactaccaccaaccacaacgaCTACCACCAACCACGACAACGAATACCACCAACCACGACAACGAATACCACCAACCACGACAACGAATACCACCAACCACGACAACGACTACCACCAACCACGACAACGACCCCACCAACCACAACGAATACCACCAACCACGACACACGAGACGACCCCAGTTCACCACCGACATTCTCGCTTCAGAGATCTCCTTTTACCAGATAAAATCACGGGCGAGGTGAGGGCGACATCTGCGGTCTTGGCGCGCTGTCCAGTTGCCATACTCTTCTACACGCTCGAGTTGCCATAGTTGCCATACTCTTCTACACGCTCAAGTTGCCATAGTTGGCAGCCACACTCTTCTACACAAATTGCCATAGTTGCTATACTCTTCTACACGCTCAAGTTGCCACACTCTTCTACACGCTCGAGTTGCCATACTCTTCTACACGCTCAAGTTGCCACACTCTTCTAGACGCTCAAATTGTAATAGTTGCCATACTCTTCTACACGCTCAAGTTGCCATACTCTTCTACACGCTCAAGTTGCCATACTCTTCTACACGCTCAAGTTGCCATACTCTTCTACACGCTCAAGTTGCCATACTCTTCTACACGCTCAAGTTGCCATGCTCTTCTACACGCTCAAGTTGCCATACTCTTCTACACGTTCAAGTTTCCATAGTTGCCACACTCTTCTACACGCTCAAGTTGCCATAGTTGCCACACTCTTCTACACGCTCAAGTTGCCCTACTCTTCTACACGCTCAAGTTGCCCTACTCTTCTACACGCTCAAGTTGCCCTACTCTTCTACACGCTCAAGTTGCCATACTCTTCTACACGCTCAAGTTGCCATACTCTTCTACACGCTCAAGTTGCCATACTCTTCTACACGCTCAAGTTGCCATACTCTTCTACACGCTCAAGTTGCCATACTCTTCTACACGCTCAAGTTGCCATACTCTTCTACACGCTCAAGTTGCCATACTCTTCTACACGCTCAAGTTGCCATACTCTTCTACACGCTCAAGTTGCCATACTCTTCAACACGCTCAAGTTGCCATACTCTTCTACACGCTCAAGTTGCCATAGTTGCCACACTCTTCTAGACGCTCAAGTTGTCATAGTTTCCATACTCTTCTACACGCTCAAGTTGCCATACTCTTCTACACGCTCAAGTTGCCATACTCTTCTACACGCTCAAGTTGCCATACTCTTCTACACGCTTAAGTTGCCATGCTCTTCTACACGCTCAAGTTGCCATACTCTTCTACACGCTCAAGTTGCCATACTCTTCTACACGCTCAAGTTGCCATACTCTTCTACACGCTCAAGTTGCCATACTCTTCTACACGCTCAAGTTGCCATACTCTTCTACACGCTCAAGTTGCCATACTCTTCTACACGCTCAAGTTGCCATACTCTTCTACACGCTCAAGTTGCCATACTCTTCTACACGCTCAAGTTGCCATGCTCTTCTACACGCTCAAGTTGCCATACTCTTCTACACGCTCAAGTTGCCATACTCTTCTACACGCTCAAGTTGCCATACTCTTCTACACGCTCAAGTTGCCATACTCTTCTACACGCTCAAGTTGCCATGCTCTTCTACACGCTCAAGTTGCCATACTCTTCTACACGCTCAAGTTGCCATACTCTTCTACACGTTCAAGTTTCCATAGTTGCCACACTCTTCTACACGCTCAAGTTGCCATAGTTGCCACACTCTTCTACACGCTCAAGTTG
The DNA window shown above is from Procambarus clarkii isolate CNS0578487 chromosome 6, FALCON_Pclarkii_2.0, whole genome shotgun sequence and carries:
- the LOC123749566 gene encoding uncharacterized protein, with amino-acid sequence MATGQRAKTADVALTSPVILSGPVPGYEDPEPGYEDPEPGYEDPEPGYEDPEPGYEDPEPGYEDPEPGYEDPEPGYEDPEPGYEDPEPGYEDPEPGYEDPEPGYEDPEPGYEDPEPGYEDPGYEDPGYEDPGYEDPEPGYEDPEPGYEDPEPGYEDPEPGYEDPEPGYEDPEPGYEDPEPGYEDPEPGYEDPEPGYEDPEPGYEDPEPGHEDPEPGHEDPEPGHEDPEPGHEDPEPGYEDPEPGYEDPEPGYEDPEPGYEDPEPGYEDPEPGYEDPEHEDPEPGYEDPEPGYEDPEPGYEDPEPGYEDPEPGYEDQEPGYEV